In Candidatus Kaelpia imicola, the DNA window GTGTTAGGAATAGAGTTATAGAAGCTACGGATTCTAAATATGTTCTTACTCTGGATTCAGATATGGTTCTTAATAAAGATTTTGTATCTACCATGGTAAGAGAGGCTGAAAATTCAAACCCCGATATAGGAATGTGGAGCGGGACCGTTATGAGTATGAGAGATAAAAAATCCATTGACTCTCTGGGTATTAAGTTGAGCAGGTTCTACAGGTTTTATGATGTCGGTTACGGGAAAAATATCTCTGATTTAAAAAGAGTGCGGACTAGAGGTATTATAGGGCCTTGTGCGTGTGCCGGTCTATACTTGCGTGAAATGCTGGAGAGCATAAGAAGAGATTTTTGCTCCGACTTTTTTGATTCCAAAATGCATTATCTGGTTGAGGACTTCGATGTTGCTATCAGGGCTCAGGAGAGAGGCTGGGGTTTTGAGTATATTAAAGGTGCGATAGGTTACCATTATAGGCATGGAAGTAATATAATTCCTAAAACGATAAGGTATCTCTCCTTTAGAAATAGATACTATCTTATTATAAAACATTTTCGCTTAAGAGATTTGCCGTATTTAATCTTGTCGCTATTTTTTTATGATCTGCCGCGAGTATTTTATTTGGCAACGGTTGATTATAAGATGGTAGAGAGATCTCTGGCTGATCTGAGTACTATGTTATGGAAAGAGAACTAATATTAAAGAACATAAAAAACCTTAAAGAGTTAACCGTTCGTAATATACGTTTAAAATATGCCTCTACACTCTTAGGCGTAGCCTGGGCCGGTTTGATACCGCTTCTTCTTATGGGTGTGATAGGCTTTGTTTTTATCAGAGTCTTTGGGGTCTCTAAGGAGAATTTCCATGTTTTTGTTCTTTCGGCTCTGATTCCCTGGCTCTATTTTTCCAACGTTATAGTCGAATCTACAGAGGCATTTATGAGAGAAAAATCTATTATGAATCAGTTTGACTTTTCAAAGATCATCTATCCGCTATCCATTGTTCTTTCAAATACGGTTGAGCATATAATAGCCATTCTCTTCCTATTGCCTGTATTTATCTTTTTTAATAAGGCCTTGATTTTTAAATTTCCATTACTGGTCTTACCGATTCTAATCGCTGTAGTATTTGCAGCTGCATTATCTTTGATGGCGGCTATAGTAACTCTATATTTCAGAGATTTCCGGCATCTTCTTGGAGTTCTCTTAATGGCTCTCTTCTGGCTTACCCCGGTTTTCTATTCGCCTTACATGGTTCCTGAGAATATAAGGTTCCTGATATTCTTAAATCCTTTAACATATTTTATCGAACTCTATAGAGGTATATTTATTGCCGGCTACAACCCCTTTTTAAAGAATACATACCTCTATGTTTTAATAATAGGGGTTATCTCTGTTTTATTTGGATTCCTGTTATACAGAAAAACAGAGAGAGAGATATTGAAGAGGAATTAAGATGAGCGATACTATAGCAGCAATAAAGATGGAGGGGCTCTGTGAGTATTACAGGGTAAGGTTTTCCTATCCCGATAAGTCTGTTGATAGAGAGATAAAAGCTCTTGAGGATGTAAGCCTTGAAATCAAAAAAGGAGAGTCCGTAGCGCTGCTCGGCCCAAATGGGGCTGGAAAGACTACGTTGCTTAAGTCGATTGCGGGAATACTCAAGCCGGACTCTGGGACTATAAATGTGGAGGGTAGAGTGAGAGGTATCTTTGCTCTTGAGGCAGGATTTATCCCCGATCTTACAGGATATGAGAATCTTAAAATGGTACTCAAGCTTTATGAGATAGAGAATGAGGCTGTTCTAAGAAATATAGTTGAATTCTCTGAACTTGGAGATTTTATATATGCTCCTTTAAAGACTTATTCCCAGGGGATGTATCTACGTTTGGCATTCTCTCTGGCCATACATACAGATCCGGATATCTTGATAGTAGATGATATTCTAGCAGTCGGAGACTACCATTTTCAGCGGAAATGCGTAAAGAGAATAAAAGAGATTACAGACTCTGAAAAGACAGTGATTATAGTGACCCATAATTTTGATTTAGCAGAACAGTTATGTTCAAAATGTATAGTTTTAGAGAAAGGTAAAATATTTGCAGAAGGTAATATAAGCGAGATGAGAAATATATTCTTTGAAATAGCAGGAGATCTCTGGGGCAGCGGTTATATCAAAAATAGAGATCTCAATGTCGTATTTAATAATGGGAAGATTATCTTAAGATATAAAGGTACTCCTTTAACGGCTGATATGGGCGGTTTCTTGAGTTTTAGAAAAGATGGCGGTGTTCTCTATTCGACCGATTTTAAATGGGACGTAAAAGAATACAAAGATAGATTGACGGCGTATGGGCTAAATAAAGAAGAGGAGATATGTAAGGTAGAGTTAGAGTTAAACCCTGAAGGTATAAACTATACTTTAGAGGGCAGATATCCAGAGCTTGAAATAAATTTTATGCTTAAAGATGTATATTTAGAAGCCCGGATGGATGATGATTCGATTGAGCTCCCTATAGTAGGAAGAGAACTTGCGAGAGAGTGGAAGAAGATAGCCGAGGCTAAGACAAACTATGTAAAACTGATACCCGAATCTGGCAAAGGATATCCCGAAGTATCTTTTATAGTTTACTCCGATAAAGAGGCAAAGATAGAGCTCTTCAACCATTATTTCAATACCTCTATGAGGATAGTACGGATTACAACATCTCAACCCCGCATCAATATCTGCATGATATTGAATCCTGTTCAAAGAGGGGGAGCGGAAAATATCGACTTAAAAAGTAATGTAGTCTTAAAAGAGTTAATTAAGCTAATAAACAGCAATCTGATGGAGCTGTGGAATATAGATACTCCTCTGTTAAAAGCGATTAACTTTATCTCTCATTTTCAAGAAGAGGTATTCGAAGATTTTAAATGCGAATTGTTAAATCAGTCAGATTTGTCAAATCTGCAAATGATAATAAAATTTTCTAAAATTGACGTCTCCCTGCTTTTGATAGTAAGCATAAACTCTTCGGGTTTAACTTTTAATTTTTCTTCTTTTACTCCCGGTGCTGCTGTCCATTTAACAGGTATAGGGTTTGTATTGGATTCAAGAGCAAAATACAGGTACTATAATTCCGATATAATTGAAGGGGTGGTTGGAGAAGAGACCAGTGTACTGACAACGGACTCTCTGACGCTCTCTTCTTCAAAAGACAACATGCCGGAATTAAAACTTACTTTAAACAACCCTACAAGTTTAGAGATTATAGAGGATTGGTATTATAAGAGTGCTACTAATTTAAATTTTTCGCCCCATTTAAGAGAGAATAGTTTTTCAATCAAAATAGCGGTATTATGAAGAAGAACCATATAGAGAGAGATGGTATTAAACTGGAGTTTCTTTTAGGATATGCCGCCTTAAGCTATAGGAATATTATACTAAGTAAAAGTTGTGGATTGTATTCCAGCATCTATCATAACAATACTTGGTATGATTCGCGCTTTGCAACATGGCAGATATTAGATTCAAATAAGGAGAGTATATCTTTATACGGAGAGTGGGCAAATCTTCCTCACAGACAGAGCTGGGATTTTAAGTTCAAAGACGGTAAATTACATTGGACTCTAAGATGGGAAAATTTGAGGGATTTAAGCTTAGATATGATCCAACAGAATTTTATGCTTATAGATGAATATACTGATTTTTTGGTCAAGGATTATGCTCAGGGTAAATTTCCAGAATATTTCTCTAATTTTAAAGGCTTGCTTTGGGATAGAATCTGGTCTATGCCTCAACTGAAAGATAGCCAGATAACATTTAAATCGGCCAATAGCTCTGTACCGAATTTAACCTGGATATCGGTTTTAACCAAAAAAGATACCTTATGTGTGATTGAGAATACAGGTTTTGAAGATTCAGCCAGAGTATTACAATTACTTTTTGTAAATACAGAAGGCGGTCCAATCAAAGACAACTGTACCATATCGCTAGAGAGTGTGCTGAAAATTGATTAAGAGAGCCAAGCTTATTTTAAAAAAACTGCCATCTTTTTTAAAAGATAAGGGTATAATTATAACTTCTATTAAAATCTATGAGTATCTGCTCTTTAGAACTGCAGAGAGAAAAAAGAGAAAGGCAAAACCACTCTCAATCTTAAAAGATGATATTACGGTAATCACAAACTCAAAAGGTGTAAGTTTAATAGCAGGGGGAAGATTTATCACAAATAATGTCGGGTTCCATAGCGCTATTAAAAATCTGGAAAAATGGCACGATTCAACACAGGCCGAATTTAAGTTTATAAAAAGAGCAGGTTCTCTTATTATCAAAGAGTGGTGGTGGAATCTGCCTCTTAAGTATAAATGGGTCTTTACTCTTAAAGAGAGAAGTATTCTTTGGAAAGGCTCGCTCATAGTCGAGAACTATATTATGATTGAAGTGATAAAAACTGGTTTAATTGTTAATAATATTTATGACAGTCTGGTTCTGGGTAAGAAGAGTCTGGACTTACCTGAAAAGAGCCTTCAATGGCAGGAGATGGATAGGATCGGGAAAAGAACTCTCTTGACTCTAGGCGTTAAAGATAACCCTCTCAGCTTCCCGGATTTGAAATTCAAGATAATCAACTCGCTCTATCCCTGTAAGATGATAGTACAGAATACAGATAATTATCTTAACGGTAGGTTGCTGCAGATGATCATGGAAGATGAGAGAGAGTACAGGTCGGGCGAATATGAGCTTTTTGAGTTGGAGATTTCGGTTATTAAGAAATGAAAGTAGCGCTTCTAAATATGCCTTGGAAATGTCACGGACTCTGGGGGGTAAGAGCGGGTTCACGCTGGCCTCATCTAAGAGATCCAAATAATGAAAGAGATTATCTGCCTTATCCTTTTTTCTTGGGTTATGCAGCGGCATTATTAAAAAAGAATGGATTCAGTGCGGTTCTCATAGATGCAATAGCAGAACAGATAGAGATGCCTGATTTCATAAGGGCTCTTGAGGAGGAGAGACCTGATCTGATAGTTGCCGAGACATCAACTCCCTCTTTAGATTACGACCTCTCTCTTGCTCAAAGAATAAGAGATATCGCCCCTATTGCATTCTGCGGTCCGGAACAGAACATAAGAGATGTAGATTTTTTAAAGGAAAGAGATTTTATCGACTATGTCTTAATCGGCGAATATGAAAATATACTTCTCAGCCTGGCTTCTGCTTTAAGAGATAGGAGGCCGCTCTCTAAAGTAAAAGGTATAATTTATAGAGAGAACGGCAGAATAGTTAAAAACGGCCAGGCTGACTTAATAAAAGAATTAGATACCCTTCCCTGGCCTCAGAGAGAAGGTCTTTTTATGGAGCATTATGTCGATGCTCCCGGCGGTATGCCTCTACCGTCTGCCCAGATGTGGACATCGCGAGGCTGCCCCTTTAAATGTATATTCTGTCTCTGGCCTCACATAATGTATCACGGTAATACTTACCGAATACGGGATATTTTCAATGTGGTAGATGAGATGGAGTATCTTATAAAAGAGAGATGTTTCAAATCCATATATATTGATGATGATACTGCAAACGTGAATAAAAAGTTTTTGATGGGAATTGCGGCTGAGATCAAAAGAAGGAAGTTGAAATTCCCCTGGGCTATCATGGCCAGGCCAGACCTTATGGATAGAGAGTTACTCTTTAGTTTGCGCCAGGCAGGGTTATATAGCGTAAAATATGGGGTTGAGTCATCTTCTCAGAGGCTTATTAAAAACGCCAATAAGAATATGGATTTAAAATACGCGCTTAAGATGATCAGGCTAACCCACTCTTTGGGCATAAAGACACATCTTACCTTCACTTTTGGACTACCTGGGGAGACAAAGAAGACAATAGAGAGGACGATAGACCTGGCTTGTGAACTAAACCCTTACTCGGTTCAGTTCTCTCTGACTACGCCATTCCCC includes these proteins:
- a CDS encoding glycosyltransferase yields the protein MNDPKTVVVIAAFNAQQFIGDCLSSLENQDYSNLEVCVVDNNSEDDTVGIIQRFKNVRLMRNKINKGVCSVRNRVIEATDSKYVLTLDSDMVLNKDFVSTMVREAENSNPDIGMWSGTVMSMRDKKSIDSLGIKLSRFYRFYDVGYGKNISDLKRVRTRGIIGPCACAGLYLREMLESIRRDFCSDFFDSKMHYLVEDFDVAIRAQERGWGFEYIKGAIGYHYRHGSNIIPKTIRYLSFRNRYYLIIKHFRLRDLPYLILSLFFYDLPRVFYLATVDYKMVERSLADLSTMLWKEN
- a CDS encoding ABC transporter permease, with the protein product MERELILKNIKNLKELTVRNIRLKYASTLLGVAWAGLIPLLLMGVIGFVFIRVFGVSKENFHVFVLSALIPWLYFSNVIVESTEAFMREKSIMNQFDFSKIIYPLSIVLSNTVEHIIAILFLLPVFIFFNKALIFKFPLLVLPILIAVVFAAALSLMAAIVTLYFRDFRHLLGVLLMALFWLTPVFYSPYMVPENIRFLIFLNPLTYFIELYRGIFIAGYNPFLKNTYLYVLIIGVISVLFGFLLYRKTEREILKRN
- a CDS encoding ABC transporter ATP-binding protein, translating into MSDTIAAIKMEGLCEYYRVRFSYPDKSVDREIKALEDVSLEIKKGESVALLGPNGAGKTTLLKSIAGILKPDSGTINVEGRVRGIFALEAGFIPDLTGYENLKMVLKLYEIENEAVLRNIVEFSELGDFIYAPLKTYSQGMYLRLAFSLAIHTDPDILIVDDILAVGDYHFQRKCVKRIKEITDSEKTVIIVTHNFDLAEQLCSKCIVLEKGKIFAEGNISEMRNIFFEIAGDLWGSGYIKNRDLNVVFNNGKIILRYKGTPLTADMGGFLSFRKDGGVLYSTDFKWDVKEYKDRLTAYGLNKEEEICKVELELNPEGINYTLEGRYPELEINFMLKDVYLEARMDDDSIELPIVGRELAREWKKIAEAKTNYVKLIPESGKGYPEVSFIVYSDKEAKIELFNHYFNTSMRIVRITTSQPRINICMILNPVQRGGAENIDLKSNVVLKELIKLINSNLMELWNIDTPLLKAINFISHFQEEVFEDFKCELLNQSDLSNLQMIIKFSKIDVSLLLIVSINSSGLTFNFSSFTPGAAVHLTGIGFVLDSRAKYRYYNSDIIEGVVGEETSVLTTDSLTLSSSKDNMPELKLTLNNPTSLEIIEDWYYKSATNLNFSPHLRENSFSIKIAVL